In Roseibium algicola, the DNA window GTGGATCTGGTCGATCCGGACATGAGCGATGTCGATCTGTGTATCCGTGTCGGCAAGGGACCCTATCCGGGCGTCAAGGCAGAGCAATTGCTGCACCAGCGGGTGTTTCCCGTCTGCAGCCCGGCGCTGGCCAGACAGATCAAGGTGCCGAAGGACATCGGCAAGCTGCCGATCATCCGTGACCCCGGACAAATGTTTACCTGGAAAACGTGGCTTGATCTCTTCGGCCTCGATGAGAGCATCCTGCAGGACGGCCCGACCTTTTCAGACGGTTCACTGTGCCTGGATGCGGCAATCGCCGGCCACGGGGTGTTTCTGGCCTGGGAAACGCTTGCGGTTTATGCAGTGAAGTCCGGCCAGGTGATTGCCCCCTTCCCCGAGCGCCCCGCCACGGGCAGCGCCTACTGGCTGGTCAGCGGTAAAAACGCCCCTCAGACAAAGGCCAAGAAGGCTTTCGGCGACTGGCTGCGGGAAGAGCTGCAAGGCTCCATCGGCAGACCGAAAGGAGCCGATATGGTAGAGGCGTGAGCGTTTTTCGCTCATCGCGCACATCTACTCGGCACCTGCAATGGATTTGCCCAGTATGTCGGCCTTCACGGCACCACGTGTGCCCATTGGCCGGTCCGGACCAACGGTGCTGTCGCGGCGGGTCTGCGCTTCCATCTCGCCATTCAACTCGGCCCCGAGCAAGATGATATACGCCGAAATCCAGAGCCACATCAGCAGGATGATGACGCCGGCAAGGCTGCCGAACGTTTTGTTGTAGCTGGCAAAGTTCGCCACATAGACCGAGAACCCGTAGGACGCGGCAAGCCACAGGAGGCAGGCGATGACTGCCCCGGGCGTGATCCATTTCCATTTGGCATCGGTTCGAGACGGCCCGAACCTGTAAACGAAGGAAAGACCGGTGACGGTCAGAAATCCCAGGATGATCCAGCGGGCCGATGACAGGACCTTCTCCAACCAGTCCGGCAAGGCGAGATAACTGAAGACAACCGGCAGCAGAAGGGCGGACACCAACCCCAGCACCAGAGCGAAAACAAGCAGGATCGTCATCACGAAGGTTCGGGCTTTCAGCGCAATGAAGCCCCGCTTCTCAACCTCGTCATAGGCGATGTTAAGTCCTTCCATGAGGCTGGCCATGCCCTTGGAGGTGGAATAGAGCGCGATGCCCAGACCGATAACGAAGGCGAAGCCGAGCCCCGCATTCTCGCTGCCCGCTACATCTGCGGCCTGCGCCAGAATGATTTGCGACGCCTCCTTCGGCAGAAAGTTCTCGATCATTTCAAGCTGACGACTGACCTCAACTGGTTCAACCACAAGCCCTGACAGTGCCGTGAACGCAGTTATGGTCGGGAAGATCGCAAGAAGACCGTAGAAGGCAACGCCGGCGGCAATCAGGTCGATGTGGTCGCGCTGGACCGCGTTCCACACCCGGTAGCTGATATCCAACCAGCCCATTGGCGGGATCTTTTCCGGACTGCCCGCATCTCTTCCACGTGCCATGTTACCCCCTCAGTTGCCTGCCCACGCCCTTCTGTCCACGGACGTTGGCAAACAGCAGGGAGTTCAAGGGTAAACGCCCAGGTGGGGATTGAGTTCCGGTGCCTAGGGGCTCGCCGCTACGTGTTGGCCAGATTGAGGCGCAAGGCTGCCTCTCCTTTTCCGCTTGCCAACGCCTCGCCTTTCGCTACATTGACGCCCCATGAGCGACCTTACCGCACATATCCGCCGTTCCGGCCTTTGCAGTGGCTCTCAGCCTCTCTCCGGGATCGACGTGCGCCTCATCGAGCTGCAGGGCCCCGCCTGCGGTCGATTTACGCGCTAACGCGCTTTAATTCCGGCGCTTTTCTTCTCTTCGGGAACTCACGCAATAATGCGCATGAGGCCGTGGCAATCACCGCCATTATTCGCTAAAAGACCCCGACTTTCTGTTTCGACACCTCCGCGCGCACCGCGCGAACCGACGACCGAGTACGCATGTCCAACCTCGACACACTTGAATCCGATCTTCTGGCCGCCATCGAAGGCGCCGGGACCGAAGCCGCCCTGGAAGACATCCGCGTTGCCGCCCTTGGCAAGAAGGGCTCAATTTCCGAGCAGATGAAAACGCTCGGCAAGATGACGCCTGAAGAGCGCCAGGTGATGGGCCCTGCCCTCAACGGCCTCAAGGCGAAGGTCACCGACGCCATCGCCGCCCGCAAGGATGTGCTGGCGGAAGCGGCCCTGGAAGCACGGCTGGCCAGCGAGAAGGTGGATATCACCCTGCCGCTGCGCGCAACATCGGCGGAGACCGGCCGTATTCACCCGGTCAGCCAGGTCATCGACGAACTGACGGCGATCTTCGCCGACATGGGCTTTTCCATTGCGGAAGGCCCGGACATCGAGACCGACGAGCTGAACTTCACCGCGCTGAACTTTCCAGAAGGCCACCCGGCGCGCGAGATGCACGACACGTTCTTCTTCAATCCGAAGGAAGACGGCGAACGGCTGCTGCTGCGCACGCACACCTCGCCGGTGCAGATCCGCACCATGCGCAATCAGGAACCACCGATCCGCGTCATCATTCCGGGCCGGACCTATCGCTGCGACAGTGACCAGACCCACACGCCGATGTTCCACCAGGTGGAAGGCCTCGTGATCGACAAGGACAGCCATTTCGGTCATCTGAAATGGGTGCTGCGGGAATTCTGCAAGGCCTTCTTCGAAGTCGACGACATCAAGATGCGCTTCCGTCCGAGCTTCTTCCCGTTCACCGAACCGTCCATGGAAGTCGACATCCAGTGTGACCGGTCCGGCGGCGAAGTGAAGATCGGCCAGGGCGAAGACTGGCTGGAAATTCTCGGCTGCGGCATGGTTCATCCGAACGTCATCCGCAACTGCGGCCTCGACCCGGATGTCTACCAGGGTTTTGCCTGGGGCATGGGGATCGACCGCATCGCGATGCTGAAATACGGCATGCCGGACCTGCGCGCCTTCTTCGACGCCGACGTCCGCTGGATCCAGCATTACGGCTTCCGCCCACTCGACCTGCCGACACTGTTCGGCGGTCTGTCCAGTTAACCGCCTGAATTTGGGGGCGCCATCATGTCATTGCTGATCCGCATCGTTCTTGCCGCCATGCTGACCGTTGCCGCCCTGTTGCCGGCAGCCGCGCAGACCAGCGACCAGGAAACACGCGTCGCGACGCCGACCTCGTTCCTCGAGGCCTGCGCGGACAAGATCGAGAACCGGGGCCGGCTGCGGTTCTGCGATACCTATTTCCGGGAGAAGCTGGGCACCGAAGCCGATGCGCTGCTTTATCTCCGTGACCGGATCACGCGTCTGCGTGCCGGCCACGAGGCAAGCTCGGCCGAAAAGTACCAGAGCTTCCTGCAGGCAATCTATATCGTGGCGTTCCTGACCATTGCTTC includes these proteins:
- a CDS encoding YihY/virulence factor BrkB family protein — translated: MARGRDAGSPEKIPPMGWLDISYRVWNAVQRDHIDLIAAGVAFYGLLAIFPTITAFTALSGLVVEPVEVSRQLEMIENFLPKEASQIILAQAADVAGSENAGLGFAFVIGLGIALYSTSKGMASLMEGLNIAYDEVEKRGFIALKARTFVMTILLVFALVLGLVSALLLPVVFSYLALPDWLEKVLSSARWIILGFLTVTGLSFVYRFGPSRTDAKWKWITPGAVIACLLWLAASYGFSVYVANFASYNKTFGSLAGVIILLMWLWISAYIILLGAELNGEMEAQTRRDSTVGPDRPMGTRGAVKADILGKSIAGAE
- a CDS encoding LysR substrate-binding domain-containing protein; translated protein: MKNLNRIHLSGLRAVEAVARLGSVKAAADELGVTVGAVSQQVHKTEAQLGVQLFERQNRMLLPTAHVLAMQPHLTSAMSSLSTAIATTQRGREDALTISVAPVFAGKWLVWHLKNFNKMHPGIRVRVEATVDLVDPDMSDVDLCIRVGKGPYPGVKAEQLLHQRVFPVCSPALARQIKVPKDIGKLPIIRDPGQMFTWKTWLDLFGLDESILQDGPTFSDGSLCLDAAIAGHGVFLAWETLAVYAVKSGQVIAPFPERPATGSAYWLVSGKNAPQTKAKKAFGDWLREELQGSIGRPKGADMVEA
- the pheS gene encoding phenylalanine--tRNA ligase subunit alpha, whose product is MSNLDTLESDLLAAIEGAGTEAALEDIRVAALGKKGSISEQMKTLGKMTPEERQVMGPALNGLKAKVTDAIAARKDVLAEAALEARLASEKVDITLPLRATSAETGRIHPVSQVIDELTAIFADMGFSIAEGPDIETDELNFTALNFPEGHPAREMHDTFFFNPKEDGERLLLRTHTSPVQIRTMRNQEPPIRVIIPGRTYRCDSDQTHTPMFHQVEGLVIDKDSHFGHLKWVLREFCKAFFEVDDIKMRFRPSFFPFTEPSMEVDIQCDRSGGEVKIGQGEDWLEILGCGMVHPNVIRNCGLDPDVYQGFAWGMGIDRIAMLKYGMPDLRAFFDADVRWIQHYGFRPLDLPTLFGGLSS